The proteins below come from a single Cinclus cinclus chromosome 21, bCinCin1.1, whole genome shotgun sequence genomic window:
- the ASDURF gene encoding ASNSD1 upstream open reading frame protein has translation MAGRPPRYEDGESAALRQKEELSRRIKEQKVVVDELSNLKKNRKVYKQQPNSNIFFLADRTEILSQCKNTLDELKKAHQELENSEKAKIKK, from the exons ATGGCGGGCCGCCCGCCGCGGTACGAGGATGGGGAGAGCGCGGCGCTGCGCCAAAAGGAGGAGCTGAGCCGGCGG ATTAAAGAGCAGAAGGTTGTAGTCGATGAGCTTTCTAATTTGAAGAAGAACCGG aaagtTTATAAGCAACAACCCAATAGCAACATATTCTTCCTTGCAGACCGGACAGAAATCCTGTCTCAGTGCAAAA ATACATTAGATGAATTAAAGAAGGCACATCAAGAGCTGGAGAATTCAGAAAAGGCTAAAATCAAGAAGTAA